Proteins from a genomic interval of Syngnathus acus chromosome 4, fSynAcu1.2, whole genome shotgun sequence:
- the LOC119121534 gene encoding LOW QUALITY PROTEIN: run domain Beclin-1-interacting and cysteine-rich domain-containing protein-like (The sequence of the model RefSeq protein was modified relative to this genomic sequence to represent the inferred CDS: deleted 1 base in 1 codon), whose translation MEVTSDGDAAERRRELWKLLSSLKTTVEGLLSTNNPNVWSRYGGLQRLHKDMNNILSHGLKNEQVYYKQRDYWPFVWCVRQISPQLASHVEQFSQLEPVLSSRVQSAGESYKAERWLLHSLQVHMLSAQLKPLLRHQGHTRKYYNEDAFLLSEPHVTAMFQCLEAVEQNNPKLLAQIDTVGLSPLKIPPCLGLLKSQSLCVLPGTGEPWRSAESTPIKEPLNRRLTASHCSLRDVAATNTNDNMIGVGNSSNTTSQSSSLGPPWVCLTRPEESERGVTPPQGHASIPSISLSESPSPSSPQPDTGDSGDGEYDDGPEYLAIGNLGQRSRRDTQSSTHSSTHSEPSKNKDRSLQPSSLALPPLRRSSFSEGQRELGRGVRGHTRSFSDTGITQKLRTEGAHRKITVIIEDPVAETRSEDCCIKEFNPFSPPCSDISTPTSLYMESHPSQYSKTADGLFRKPSKGQSLISYLSEQDFGSCADLEKENAHFSISESLIAAIELMKYNLRRQQEEGDEEGDSDSEIQQLKQKIRLRRQQIRRSRLPPCTTPHHLFHSTDSSGSRRSSQDSHQGLSDSDSAEEVEECELRDGCEGQSLLAVSQNGLSLSLASLFSEADIKRSVSTSKSFLSSDSISTSFLQSNSAESVAMGLLRQFEGMQLPAASELDWLVPEHDAPQKLLPIPDSLPISPDDGEHADVYKLRIRVRGNLEWAPPRPQIIFNIHPPPKRKIIVAKQNYRCAGCGTRIDPDYIKRLRYCEYLGRYFCQCCHENAQVVVPSRILIKWDFSKYHVSNFARDLLSKIAGDPLFNPNDINSNLYKKVKALESVRVLRMQLFHMKTLFKTCRFSKEVLEQFDSLPCHLTEDLHLFSLNDLLSVRNGELAPRMKELLKLGTVHVAGCVLCQAKGFVCEFCGNEKDIIFPFQLSKCQRCEDCHACYHRVCFRATKDCPRCQRLAQRRVMMARRNMEQQEDEGGGT comes from the exons ATGGAGGTAACGTCTGACGGAGATGCGGCGGAACGCAG GCGGGAGCTCTGGAAGTTGTTGTCCAGCCTGAAGACCACAGTGGAGGGCCTCCTGTCTACAAACAACCCCAATGTTTGGTCCCGCTATGGCGGCCTACAGCGCCTGCACAAGGACATGAACAATATTCTCAGTCATGGACTGAAGAATGAGCAG GTGTATTACAAGCAGAGAGACTACTGGCCGTTTGTCTGGTGTGTACGTCAAATAAGCCCTCAGCTTGCCTCACACGTCGAACAG TTCAGTCAGCTGGAGCCGGTACTGAGCAGCAGGGTGCAGAGTGCCGGTGAAAGCTACAAGGCAGAGCGCTGGTTGCTTCACAGCTTACAGGTCCACATGCTCTCGGCTCAGCTCAAACCTCTGCTCAGGCATCAGGGACATACAAGAAAGTACTACAATG aAGATGCCTTCTTGCTCAGTGAGCCGCATGTCACCGCCATGTTCCAGTGTCTCGAAGCTGTGGAACAAAATAACCCCAAACTGCTGGCCCAAATAGATACAGTGGGG TTGTCCCCGCTCAAGATTCCGCCGTGCCTCGGCCTCTTGAAGAGCCagagcttgtgtgttttgccCGGCACTGGCGAGCCCTGGAGAAGTGCTGAATCGACACCCATAAAAGAGCCTCTAAACCGGAGGCTCACAGCATCCCACTGCTCACTTAGAGATGTGGCTGCCACGAACACCAACGACAACATGATAGGCGTTGGAAACAGCTCGA ATACTACCTCACAATCCAGCAGCCTAGGTCCTCCCTGGGTGTGTCTGACCAGGCCGGAagagagtgagcggggtgtgACGCCTCCTCAAGGACATGCGTCCATACCCTCCATCTCTCTTTCAGAGTCTCCCTCACCGTCCTCCCCACAGCCTGACACGGGAGATTCAGGTGATGGCGAATACGACGACGGTCCAGAGTACCTGGCCATCGGTAACCTGGGCCAACGAAGTCGCCGCGACACCCAAAGCTCTACACACAGCTCCACGCACAGCGAGCCCAGCAAGAACAAGGACCGGTCCCTGCAGCCAAGTTCTCTGGCTCTACCTCCACTCAGGCGCTCGTCTTTCTCAGAGGGCCAGCGAGAGCTCGGCAGAGGGGTTCGAGGACACACCCGCTCATTTTCTGATACGGGAATCACTCAAAAACTCAGGACAG AAGGGGCCCACCGGAAAATCACCGTAATAATTGAGGATCCGGTAGCAG AAACGAGGAGCGAAGACTGCTGCATTAAGGAGTTCAACCCTTTCTCACCTCCGTGCAGTGACATCAGCACGCCCACTTCCCTTTACATGGAATCTC ATCCGTCCCAGTACAGCAAGACCGCAGATGGTTTGTTCAGGAAGCCATCAAAAGGCCAGAGCCTCATCAGCTACTTGTCAGAGCAGGACTTTGGCAGCTGTGCTGACCTTGAAAAG GAGAACGCTCACTTCAGCATCTCCGAGTCCCTTATTGCAGCCATCGAGCTGATGAAGTACAACCTGCGGCGTCAGCAGGAGGAGGGTGACGAGGAAGGAGACAGCGACTCTGAGATTCAGCAGCTCAAGCAGAAGATCCGCTTGCGAAGGCAGCAGATCCGTCGCAGCCGCCTGCCCCCCTGCACAACGCCCCACCACT TGTTTCATTCAACGGATAGCAGCGGTTCAAGGAGGAGCTCCCAGGACTCCCATCAGGGCCTATCCGACTCCGACTCtgcagaggaggtggaggagtgTGAATTACGGG ATGGCTGTGAGGGT CAGTCCCTGCTGGCGGTGTCTCAGAATGGCCTCTCCTTGTCACTTGCCTCGCTCTTCTCAG AAGCAGACATAAAGCGCAGCGTAAGCACCAGCAAGTCTTTTCTGAGCTCAGATTCCAT TTCCACCTCCTTCCTTCAATCCAACTCAGCCGAGTCGGTCGCCATGGGTTTGCTCCGACAGTTTGAGGGCATGCAGCTTCCGGCCGCTTCCGAGCTTGACTGGCTGGTTCCAGAACATGATGCCCCACAGAAA CTGTTGCCCATCCCAGACTCACTTCCCATCTCTCCTGATGACGGTGAGCATGCAGACGTCTATAAGCTAAGGATTCGGGTACGAGGGAACTTGGAGTGGGCGCCGCCCCGACCACAAATTATCTTCAACATTCACCCTCCACCAAA GAGGAAGATCATCGTGGCGAAACAGAATTACCGCTGTGCTGGTTGTGGGACTCGCATTGACCCAG ATTATATTAAAAGACTACGTTACTGCGAGTACCTCGGGCGTTACTTCTGCCAGTGCTGCCATGAAAATGCGCAAGTTGTGGTTCCCAGTCGAATTCTGATCAAGTGGGACTTCAGCAAATACCATGTGAGCAACTTTGCCCGTGACTTGCTGAGCAAGATTGCTGGAGACCCACTCTTCAATCCGAATGACATCAACAGCAACCTTTACAAGAAAGTTAAAGCTCTGGAGTCTGTTAGG GTTTTGAGAATGCAGCTGTTTCATATGAAAACTCTCTTCAAGACATGTCGCTTTTCAAAAGA GGTTCTCGAGCAGTTTGACAGTCTGCCCTGTCACCTGACGGAGGACCTGCACCTTTTTTCCCTGAATGACCTTCTGTCTGTGCGCAATGGAGAATTGGCCCCCCGAATGAAGGAGTTACTTAAACTCGGCACTGTGCATGTAGCAGGCTGCGTg TTGTGCCAGGCAAAGGGCTTCGTGTGTGAGTTCTGTGGCAACGAGAAAGACATCATCTTCCCCTTCCAACTGAGCAAGTGCCAACGCTGCGAAG ACTGCCACGCTTGTTACCACAGAGTCTGCTTCAGAGCCACCAAGGACTGCCCTCGTTGTCAGAGGCTGGCCCAGCGCCGCGTGATGATGGCACGCAGGAACATGGAGCAGCAAGAGGACGAGGGCGGTGGAACTTag
- the LOC119122138 gene encoding 5-hydroxytryptamine receptor 3A-like, whose product MQAVFDLQAFRPAVNLSNPTVTNISFTLYAVLGVFWHHEFLVWDPDKCDGVSRISLPVNRLWSPDIIIYEFVDADVSQSCPYVYVNHTGHIRWDRMLRLVSACNLKIFSFPFDVQNCTFTFGSYMHTIRDVRISPALTFKEMSGNSKRYLEASGEWELVDILGKTSILQFGIDEWDVITFWVVIKRRPVLYVVNLLIPSSFLMLIDILSFYLPPHSVDRASFKMTLILGYTVFLLIMNDLLPSTANGTPIIGIYFSVCLALMVISLLETVVITNVLHNNSMKYQEVPRWVRVIVLKHIAKIICYHWQKEPQLRSVTQEKNSKAPGPLTQSESRTLSENPISNEGTAAMAELQQICHHLSELRAHLSSVQKENELQDQWCHVGYVLDFLLFRIYLLLISCYALVIISMWCIWISPA is encoded by the exons ATGCAAGCTGTTTTTGACCTACAAGCTTTCCGACCAGCGGTAAATCTCAGCAATCCCACGGTGACCAATATCTCTTTCACACTGTACGCGGTACTCGGGGTG TTCTGGCATCACGAGTTTCTAGTTTGGGATCCTGACAAGTGTGATGGAGTGTCCAGGATTTCTCTCCCTGTCAACAGACTCTGGTCTCCCGATATCATCATCTATGAGTT TGTGGACGCTGACGTCTCCCAATCTTGTCCATACGTCTACGTCAACCACACGGGTCACATTCGCTGGGATAGGATGCTGCGTCTCGTCTCAGCCTGCAACTTGAAGATTTTCAGTTTTCCTTTTGATGTGCAGAATTGTACTTTTACCTTTGGCTCCTACATGCATACCA TACGCGACGTGAGGATAAGTCCGGCACTGACTTTCAAAGAGATGTCTGGGAACTCAAAGCGTTACCTGGAAGCCAGTGGAGAGTGGGAACTTGTGGACATACTGGGGAAGACTTCCATCCTACAGTTTGGGATTGATGAATGGGACGTCATTACTTTTTGG GTGGTGATAAAGCGACGCCCAGTCCTCTATGTGGTCAACCTGCTCATCCCCAGCTCGTTCCTCATGCTCATTGACATCCTGTCATTCTACCTGCCTCCCCACAGCGTGGACCGAGCCTCGTTCAAGATGACCCTCATCCTGGGCTACACAGTCTTCCTGCTTATCATGAATGATCTGCTGCCCAGCACTGCCAATGGAACACCCATCATAG GTATCTACTTCTCAGTGTGTCTTGCCCTAATGGTGATTAGTCTACTGGAGACTGTCGTCATTACGAATGTTCTCCATAACAACTCCATGAAATATCAAGAAGTCCCACGCTGGGTGAGGGTGATAGTCCTTAAACACATCGCCAAAATCATCTGTTACCATTGGCAAAAAGAGCCACAGCTGCGCTCTGTGACgcaggaaaaaaattcaaaagcgCCAGGTCCACTTACCCAATCAGAAAGCAGGACGTTGTCTGAAAATCCCATCAGCAATGAAG GCACTGCTGCAATGGCTGAGCTCCAGCAGATCTGTCACCACCTGAGCGAGCTCCGTGCTCACCTGAGTTCCGTTCAGAAGGAGAACGAGCTGCAAGACCAATGGTGCCACGTAGGATATGTCTTAGACTTCCTGCTCTTCCGAATCTATCTCCTGCTCATCTCTTGCTACGCCCTGGTCATTATCTCCATGTGGTGCATCTGGATCAGTCCAGCTTAG
- the LOC119122139 gene encoding 5-hydroxytryptamine receptor 3C-like — MPNCSRPDGPALLEALKPVFDLRSIRPVTNTSTTTTVMIGFILLGILGVVRDTDVHCKKAHNLYHFRPSSTQTKHIDFFQDEKAQILTTFIMQILSWKNEFIKWDPNQCGTDWITLPRKLLWVPDVVINEFMEKNVAQFTPYTYVYANGIVLDIRPIRVVSSCRLDIYTFPFDIQNCTLTFNSYIHVSPAMKIGSIASVETLMEYSEQMMATMGEWELIGIKALHRQKTSSTNSTYEELRFFISVRRRSLLYVVNLLIPSCFLITVDLFSFLLPPQKVDRSLFKMTLILGYTVYLLLMNDFLPITGNTLPLINVFLSLCLGLMVASLLETILITNLLHSSAHYPEVPRWIRLLVIHMMGRLVLIPPKPKQVQQIIQNPLALDGFLPASPTTEMDTQRGGDGGAHGPEGPLDRDKVVEELRSLGRDLRVIRLKVEQELNVSQSTEEWIQVAFIIDRLLFTIYILFLSASFILIIVMSVNSYNASI; from the exons ATGCCGAACTGCTCTCGCCCGGATGGCCCCGCCTTACTGGAGGCTCTCAAGCCCGTCTTTGACCTCCGCTCCATACGACCTGTCACAAACACTTCAACCACCACGACTGTCATGATCGGTTTCATCCTGCTCGGCATTCTTGGGGTGGTAAGGGACACTGACGTTCATTGCAAAAAAGCTCACAACCTCTATCACTTTAGACCATCCTCCactcaaacaaaacatattgACTTCTTTCAGGATGAAAAGGCTCAGATCCTGACAACATTTATCATGCAAATATTG AGCTGGAAAAATGAATTCATAAAATGGGACCCAAACCAGTGCGGCACCGATTGGATTACACTTCCCAGAAAACTGCTGTGGGTCCCCGATGTGGTTATTAATGAGTT TATGGAGAAGAATGTGGCCCAATTTACGCCGTACACATACGTGTACGCCAACGGCATTGTGTTAGATATTCGGCCTATCAGAGTGGTGAGCTCCTGCAGGCTCGACATCTACACCTTTCCATTTGACATTCAGAACTGCACTTTGACCTTTAACTCCTACATCCACGTTT caCCTGCAATGAAGATTGGTAGCATAGCGTCGGTGGAGACATTAATGGAATATTCCGAACAAATGATGGCAACTATGGGAGAATGGGAGCTCATTGGAATCAAAGCATTACATCGGCAGAAAACAAGTTCGACTAACAGCACTTATGAAGAGCTTCGTTTCTTT ATTTCAGTGCGGCGCAGATCCCTGTTGTATGTGGTCAACCTCCTGATCCCTTCTTGCTTTCTCATAACGGTGGACCTCTTCAGTTTCCTGCTGCCTCCTCAGAAGGTGGATCGCTCCTTGTTCAAGATGACGCTCATCTTGGGCTACACCGTCTACCTGCTTCTCATGAACGACTTCCTGCCCATCACCGGAAACACCCTGCCGCTCATAA ATGTGTTCCTGTCCCTTTGCTTGGGTCTGATGGTAGCGAGTCTCCTGGAGACCATTCTCATCACCAACCTGTTGCACAGTTCCGCTCACTACCCAGAGGTTCCTCGCTGGATCAGACTGCTAGTCATCCATATGATGGGCCGCCTGGTTCTGATTCCTCCAAAGCCCAAACAAGTGCAACAGATCATCCAAAATCCTCTCGCACTAG ATGGATTCTTACCTGCCTCCCCCACAACAGAAATGGACACTCAGAGAGGAGGTGACGGAGGAGCCCACGGACCAGAAGGGCCACTGGACAGGGACAAGGTGGTGGAGGAGCTTCGGAGCCTGGGAAGAGATCTTAGAGTCATCCGGCTGAAAGTGGAACAGGAGCTGAACGTTAGCCAGAGCACAGAGGAGTGGATCCAAGTGGCTTTCATCATAGACCGCCTGCTGTTCACCATCTATATCCTTTTCTTATCTGCTAgcttcatcctcatcatcgtCATGTCGGTCAACTCATACAACGCCTCAATTTAG
- the LOC119121535 gene encoding 5-hydroxytryptamine receptor 3E-like, producing MRKTAMAMLILLLIFIPAQCIAIKVNCSEPNQLALLEALKPIFQMGAIRPVTNMTTPTNVSLHFLLYAILGVNEKAQLLTTFLWQKFSWQNEFVTWDPDQCGTDKITLPRENFWVPDLVIREFMDQDKAPIVPYVHLYSDGKMLDAKPARVVSSCNLDIYTFPFDIQNCSLTYGSFVNMASIMKLSLSMPDDTITAISKKVMTTLGEWELLNITAVEHDHQNAYLDELHFYIQLRRKSTQYVVTLLIPSGFLLTVDLFSFLLPPQNVDRSSFKMTLILGYTVFLLIMNDLLPITGNGIPLINVFFSLCLALMVGSLLETILITNLLLSSKNVTPVPRWIRVLVLQLLGRLVGLPWEEVKDSDTRGNSVSTQHGCGDPSHGEKGQAVEDRALQELRSLRGDLKVLRLQVEEQLGSSQSSKEWIQVGFIIDRLLFGIYLLFISVSIITITIIWASR from the exons ATGAGAAAGACAGCGATGGCCATGCTGATTCTGCTGCTGATTTTTATTCCAG CTCAATGCATCGCCATCAAGGTCAACTGCTCTGAACCAAACCAACTGGCATTGCTGGAGGCCCTGAAGCCCATTTTTCAGATGGGCGCCATTCGGCCAGTCACAAACATGACAACCCCTACCAACGTCAGCTTACATTTCCTTCTCTATGCAATATTAGGAGTG AATGAGAAGGCTCAACTCCTGACGACCTTTCTTTGGCAAAAATTT TCTTGGCAGAATGAGTTTGTCACTTGGGATCCAGACCAGTGTGGCACCGACAAGATTACTCTTCCCAGAGAAAACTTTTGGGTTCCAGATCTTGTCATCCGTGAATT TATGGATCAAGACAAAGCTCCAATTGTTCCTTATGTACATCTGTACAGCGATGGAAAAATGCTTGACGCAAAACCAGCCCGAGTTGTCAGTTCGTGTAACCTCGACATCTACACTTTCCCCTTTGACATACAGAACTGCAGTCTTACCTACGGGTCCTTCGTAAACATGG CAAGTATCATGAAGTTGTCCCTATCGATGCCTGACGATACCATCACAGCAATATCCAAGAAAGTGATGACCACTTTAGGAGAATGGGAGCTGCTGAACATCACTGCCGTAGAGCACGATCATCAAAACGCCTACTTGGATGAGCTTCACTTTTAC ATCCAACTGCGACGCAAGTCCACGCAGTACGTGGTGACCCTGCTGATCCCGAGCGGTTTCCTTCTCACCGTGGACCTTTTTAGCTTCCTACTACCGCCGCAAAATGTAGATCGCTCGTCCTTCAAGATGACGCTTATCCTGGGCTACACAGTCTTCCTGCTCATCATGAATGATCTGTTGCCTATCACGGGAAACGGCATCCCCCTCATCA ATGTGTTCTTTTCGCTGTGTCTGGCTCTCATGGTGGGCAGTCTCCTGGAGACAATTCTCATCACCAACCTGCTGCTCAGCTCCAAAAATGTCACTCCCGTACCTCGCTGGATCCGCGTGCTGGTTCTACAATTACTGGGTCGTCTTGTAGGTCTACCTTGGGAAGAAGTAAAAGATTCAG ACACAAGAGGAAACAGTGTGTCCACACAACACGGATGTGGTGACCCCTCTCATGGGGAGAAAGGACAAGCAGTGGAGGACAGGGCCCTGCAGGAGCTCAGGAGCCTTCGTGGAGACCTGAAGGtcctccgcctgcaggtggagGAGCAGCTGGGGAGCAGCCAGAGCTCAAAGGAGTGGATCCAGGTGGGTTTTATCATTGACCGCCTGCTGTTTGGCATCTACCTCCTCTTCATATCTGTCagcatcatcaccatcacGATCATCTGGGCTAGTCGGTAG